The following coding sequences lie in one Paenibacillus durus ATCC 35681 genomic window:
- a CDS encoding ABC transporter ATP-binding protein: protein MAGVRLEHIFKKYPGSDKATVIDVNLDIKDKEFLVLVGPSGCGKSTTLRMIAGLEEISEGKLFIGDRVVNDVAPKDRDIAMVFQSYALYPHMSVYQNMAFGLKLRKVKKDEIDRKVREAAKILDIEHLLERKPKALSGGQRQRVALGRAIVRDPQVFLMDEPLSNLDAKLRGQMRAEITKLVKRLETTCIYVTHDQTEAMTMGDRIVVMQAGIIQQAASPEELYNNPENLFVAGFIGSPTMNFISGTLSEVNGTIRFLAENLDVEVPGGKAQLLRSKGYIGKEIILGIRPEDIHEEPVFLEASPNTIFTGLVDVTENLGHEMLLYLSGVGKDSVIARVDGRSTTREGSKAKLAIDMNKVHMFDKQSELNILLG from the coding sequence ATGGCAGGCGTACGTTTAGAGCATATTTTCAAAAAATACCCGGGTTCCGATAAAGCAACGGTAATCGATGTTAATCTTGATATTAAAGATAAAGAGTTTCTTGTATTGGTCGGACCTTCTGGCTGCGGTAAATCCACGACTTTGCGGATGATTGCAGGACTGGAGGAAATCTCCGAAGGCAAGCTGTTTATCGGCGACCGTGTCGTTAACGACGTGGCTCCTAAAGACCGCGACATCGCGATGGTATTCCAATCCTACGCCCTGTACCCTCATATGAGTGTATACCAGAACATGGCGTTCGGTCTAAAGCTGCGCAAGGTGAAAAAAGACGAGATCGACAGAAAAGTGCGCGAAGCTGCCAAAATTCTCGATATTGAACATCTGCTGGAACGCAAACCGAAGGCGCTTTCTGGCGGTCAGCGTCAACGTGTCGCACTGGGTCGCGCAATCGTCCGTGATCCTCAAGTGTTCCTGATGGACGAACCTCTTTCCAACCTTGACGCCAAGCTGCGCGGACAAATGCGCGCCGAAATCACGAAGCTGGTTAAACGTCTTGAAACGACTTGCATCTACGTAACGCATGACCAAACTGAGGCTATGACGATGGGCGACCGGATTGTCGTTATGCAAGCTGGCATCATCCAACAAGCCGCTTCACCTGAAGAATTGTACAATAATCCGGAGAACCTGTTCGTGGCCGGATTTATCGGCTCCCCGACAATGAATTTTATTTCGGGTACTTTGTCCGAAGTTAACGGTACTATTCGTTTCCTCGCGGAGAATCTGGATGTCGAAGTTCCAGGGGGCAAAGCTCAGTTGCTCCGCAGCAAAGGTTACATTGGCAAGGAAATCATCTTGGGCATTCGTCCGGAAGACATTCACGAAGAGCCGGTATTTCTGGAAGCTTCGCCGAACACCATCTTTACCGGTCTGGTGGACGTAACCGAAAACCTCGGTCATGAAATGCTGCTGTACCTAAGCGGTGTAGGCAAAGATTCTGTTATCGCCCGCGTGGACGGACGTTCAACGACACGTGAAGGCAGCAAGGCTAAACTGGCTATCGACATGAACAAAGTGCATATGTTTGACAAACAATCGGAACTGAACATTCTGCTGGGATAA
- the hprK gene encoding HPr(Ser) kinase/phosphatase produces MAKKVKVSELVQHFQLEVISGQEGLKRVITVDDLNRPGLEMAGYFEYYPEDRVQLLGKTELAFFSMLPAEERISRIRRIFDDQTPCIVITRSLDVPQELIDVSNEKGLPVLRSSMATTIFSSRLTSFLEGRLAPTATIHGVLCDVYGVGMLITGSSGIGKSETALELVKRGHRLIADDAVEIRQTSDNQLHGTAPELIRHLLEIRGVGIINVMTLFGAGAIRNHKRITLVVRLEAWQQDKQYDRLGLDEETTRIIDTDVPLVTIPVRPGRNLAVIIEVAAMNYRLKQMGFNAALQFTHKLTATISEDMDDLD; encoded by the coding sequence ATGGCCAAGAAGGTAAAAGTATCGGAATTGGTACAACATTTCCAACTGGAAGTCATTTCCGGACAAGAAGGTCTGAAAAGGGTGATTACGGTCGATGACCTAAACCGCCCCGGCCTCGAAATGGCCGGATATTTCGAATATTATCCTGAAGACCGGGTACAACTGCTGGGCAAAACGGAGCTGGCCTTCTTCTCAATGCTTCCTGCCGAGGAACGGATCAGCCGAATTCGCCGCATTTTTGACGACCAGACGCCCTGCATTGTGATCACACGCAGTCTGGATGTTCCTCAAGAGCTGATTGACGTCAGTAATGAAAAAGGACTGCCCGTATTGCGCAGCTCGATGGCGACGACGATTTTTTCCAGCCGTTTGACCAGCTTTTTGGAAGGGAGACTGGCTCCTACAGCGACCATTCACGGGGTTCTGTGCGACGTATATGGCGTCGGTATGCTGATTACCGGCAGTAGCGGCATCGGCAAGAGCGAGACGGCCCTGGAACTGGTTAAGCGCGGACATCGGTTGATTGCCGACGATGCGGTGGAAATCCGGCAGACCTCGGACAACCAACTGCACGGGACCGCACCGGAACTGATTCGGCACCTGCTGGAAATCCGCGGGGTCGGCATTATTAATGTTATGACGCTGTTCGGCGCCGGAGCGATTCGCAATCACAAGCGGATTACGCTTGTCGTCCGATTGGAAGCATGGCAGCAGGATAAACAATATGACCGGCTTGGACTGGACGAGGAAACGACGCGTATTATCGACACCGATGTTCCGCTGGTAACCATTCCGGTTCGCCCAGGCAGGAACCTTGCTGTTATTATCGAAGTGGCGGCGATGAATTACCGACTGAAGCAGATGGGCTTCAATGCGGCGCTGCAATTCACCCACAAGCTTACGGCTACTATATCCGAAGACATGGATGATCTGGACTAG
- the lgt gene encoding prolipoprotein diacylglyceryl transferase: MFPLALDPIAFSIGALRVHWYGLILGFGALAGLYLAIREGKRFGIPQEFFMDMLLLGVPSAIIGARIYFVAFKWDEYRNNLLDVFKIWNGGIAIYGALIGAIICGIIYFRYKGYSFWRIADICAPALLAGQMIGRWGNFVNQEAYGGPVQETFLRSNLHLPDFIVNQMYIEKDLAYHHPTFLYESLWSLVGIVLLIVLRRQRFMRAGELFLSYFIWYSIGRFFIEGLRTDSLAFKGSSGLASFMNGLWSPMKGLGFEQGYLDPNYGNIRVSQLLSLLIIIAAVLLIIIRRTTGAAKDHYSDPIVSSKTHAADPVAAEQPGTSEQNASVPPSDPNHPPLEEDKKE; encoded by the coding sequence ATGTTTCCGTTGGCTTTAGATCCGATTGCCTTTTCAATCGGCGCTTTAAGAGTTCACTGGTATGGCCTGATTCTTGGATTCGGCGCTTTAGCGGGGTTATATCTTGCAATCCGCGAAGGCAAACGATTCGGCATACCGCAAGAATTTTTTATGGATATGCTGCTGCTTGGAGTTCCTTCGGCGATTATCGGCGCGCGTATTTATTTTGTAGCTTTTAAGTGGGATGAATACAGAAATAATCTTCTGGATGTCTTCAAAATATGGAACGGTGGTATCGCTATCTACGGTGCGCTAATCGGTGCCATTATTTGCGGTATCATTTATTTCCGCTACAAAGGCTATTCTTTCTGGCGTATTGCCGATATCTGCGCTCCTGCATTGCTGGCAGGGCAAATGATCGGGCGTTGGGGCAACTTTGTGAACCAGGAGGCTTATGGCGGCCCTGTTCAAGAGACCTTTCTGCGGAGCAATCTGCATCTGCCGGATTTTATTGTGAATCAGATGTACATAGAGAAGGATTTGGCGTATCATCATCCAACCTTTTTGTATGAATCGCTGTGGAGCCTGGTCGGCATTGTACTGCTTATAGTGCTTCGCAGACAGCGGTTTATGCGCGCCGGAGAATTATTTCTGTCGTATTTCATTTGGTATTCCATCGGACGTTTCTTTATTGAAGGGCTGCGGACGGATAGTCTTGCATTCAAAGGCAGCAGCGGTCTTGCCTCGTTCATGAACGGTTTATGGAGCCCGATGAAGGGACTCGGCTTCGAGCAGGGCTACCTCGACCCGAATTACGGGAATATCCGCGTTTCCCAGCTGCTGTCGCTGCTAATTATCATTGCTGCGGTTCTGCTTATTATTATCCGCCGGACAACAGGAGCGGCTAAGGACCATTATTCCGACCCGATTGTGTCCTCCAAGACACATGCAGCCGATCCTGTAGCAGCGGAACAACCGGGCACCTCGGAGCAGAACGCCTCCGTTCCCCCATCTGATCCAAACCATCCGCCGTTGGAGGAAGATAAAAAGGAGTAG
- the ppaX gene encoding pyrophosphatase PpaX: protein MIECVLFDLDGTIVNTNELIISSFMYALQQHAQPAITREQMIPHMGTSLPDQLKAFTNLEDISALETSYRHYQLEHHDELIQSFPKVNETLEELRRREIKLGVVTTKIRPTTIRALEMFDLQQYMDTVVTLNDVTKLKPDPEPVLTAVRNLGVDPEKTLMVGDSGVDIQSAKAAGVLAAGVAWSLKGEDTLRKYGPDYILQDMTDLYEIIGGGTAKP from the coding sequence ATGATTGAATGTGTTCTATTTGATTTGGACGGGACAATTGTCAATACGAATGAGCTGATTATCAGCTCGTTCATGTACGCACTGCAGCAGCATGCGCAGCCTGCGATTACCCGGGAGCAGATGATTCCCCATATGGGAACCAGTCTCCCGGACCAGCTGAAGGCGTTCACCAATCTCGAAGATATCTCGGCTCTGGAGACGTCCTACCGCCACTACCAGCTCGAGCATCATGACGAATTGATTCAGTCTTTTCCAAAAGTGAATGAAACGCTGGAAGAGCTGCGCCGCCGGGAGATCAAGCTTGGGGTTGTAACGACCAAAATCCGGCCTACGACGATCCGCGCGCTGGAGATGTTCGATTTGCAGCAATACATGGATACGGTTGTAACGCTAAACGATGTAACTAAGCTCAAGCCCGACCCGGAGCCGGTGCTGACCGCGGTTCGCAATCTGGGCGTAGACCCGGAGAAGACGCTGATGGTTGGCGACAGCGGAGTTGATATTCAGTCAGCCAAAGCTGCGGGTGTGCTGGCAGCCGGGGTGGCATGGTCGCTGAAAGGTGAGGATACCCTCCGCAAATATGGGCCGGATTATATTCTTCAGGATATGACGGACCTGTATGAGATTATAGGCGGGGGAACAGCAAAACCGTGA
- a CDS encoding acyltransferase: MSRKVTSYPVEGHNSLWSIYRTVSPWKGIRNFIFIQIARYCPILPLKNWIYRRVLGMKVGKHTAFGLMAMVDVFFPELITVGENSIIGYNTTILAHEYLIKEYRLGEVVIGENVMIGANTTILPGVTIGDGAVVAAGSVVHKDVAAGMFVGGNPLRELKGSRCPETAEEQQQEPR, encoded by the coding sequence GTGAGCAGAAAGGTGACCAGCTATCCGGTGGAGGGGCATAATTCACTATGGTCCATTTACCGGACGGTCAGCCCGTGGAAGGGTATCCGAAATTTTATTTTTATCCAGATTGCCCGCTATTGTCCGATTCTTCCGCTTAAGAACTGGATCTACCGGCGTGTACTCGGAATGAAAGTAGGCAAGCATACAGCCTTCGGGCTGATGGCGATGGTGGATGTGTTTTTTCCGGAACTGATTACCGTAGGTGAAAATTCGATTATTGGTTACAATACGACCATTTTGGCGCATGAATATCTAATCAAAGAGTATCGTCTGGGTGAGGTTGTTATCGGCGAGAACGTGATGATTGGGGCCAATACGACGATTCTTCCTGGCGTAACCATCGGAGACGGAGCAGTTGTGGCCGCAGGCTCGGTCGTGCATAAGGATGTGGCGGCGGGAATGTTTGTCGGCGGAAATCCGCTGCGGGAACTAAAGGGAAGCCGCTGTCCGGAGACGGCAGAGGAGCAGCAACAAGAACCGCGCTAG
- a CDS encoding acyltransferase, with protein MEQKERIPQLDIFRAISILAVLAIHATSRTLAETLNTPLFHPFLFINKFSQFAVPSFVFLSGFVLFYNYIDRPLTGKTLGKFYGRRLLYIIVPYVVFSLFYFVLKLYAGNQWSMAPQEMAVKMAKYLLTGTAYTHLYYVVIIIQFYVLFPLLLWCLQKSRRLAAWAPLIGLALQWGFVVLNKYMVNHGYWHVSKGSLVITYFSYFLLGAAIAVFYSSLKPWLVPSREGLRSGKWLLWALLWVLWVAAGIAHVELWNSNYTQKTVINSFWFEGTLNAHALLSCLVVFQISFLLYGTGLRLWSRLLSSVGAFSFGIYLVHPAVLYLYRKIDFHGGYLAYALAIAGGWLAALLLSWVIVAIAFRYIKYAWILFGSGPKRPMRQPPQNLRQEYGAMD; from the coding sequence ATGGAACAAAAAGAACGCATTCCGCAGTTGGATATTTTTCGGGCAATCTCCATCCTTGCCGTACTGGCGATCCACGCAACTTCGCGAACGCTTGCGGAAACACTGAATACACCGCTTTTTCACCCGTTTTTGTTCATCAATAAGTTCAGCCAGTTCGCCGTGCCTTCCTTTGTGTTTTTAAGCGGCTTTGTGCTGTTCTACAATTATATCGACCGGCCGCTGACCGGAAAGACACTGGGTAAATTCTACGGCAGAAGACTGCTCTATATTATCGTGCCTTATGTCGTATTCTCGCTGTTTTATTTTGTGCTTAAGCTGTATGCGGGCAATCAGTGGAGCATGGCCCCTCAGGAAATGGCAGTCAAGATGGCTAAATATTTGCTGACCGGTACCGCTTATACGCATTTGTACTACGTTGTTATCATTATCCAGTTCTATGTGCTGTTTCCTTTGCTGCTGTGGTGCCTGCAAAAAAGCCGCCGGTTGGCGGCCTGGGCGCCGCTTATCGGGCTTGCGCTTCAGTGGGGGTTCGTGGTGCTCAACAAGTACATGGTCAATCACGGCTACTGGCACGTGTCCAAAGGAAGTCTGGTGATTACCTATTTCTCGTATTTTCTGCTCGGGGCGGCGATCGCGGTCTTTTATTCTTCGCTGAAGCCGTGGCTCGTTCCGTCACGTGAAGGATTGCGGTCAGGCAAGTGGCTGCTGTGGGCGCTGCTGTGGGTGCTTTGGGTCGCCGCAGGCATCGCTCACGTGGAGCTGTGGAACAGCAATTATACGCAAAAAACAGTGATCAACAGTTTCTGGTTCGAAGGAACGTTGAATGCTCACGCGCTGCTGTCCTGTCTGGTGGTCTTCCAGATTTCCTTTTTGTTATATGGTACGGGACTAAGGCTCTGGTCTAGACTGCTCAGCTCAGTTGGTGCTTTCTCGTTCGGCATTTACCTGGTTCATCCGGCTGTTCTCTATTTATACCGGAAGATCGACTTCCACGGCGGCTATCTTGCCTATGCGCTGGCGATTGCCGGCGGCTGGCTTGCCGCGCTGCTTCTTTCCTGGGTTATTGTGGCGATAGCTTTCCGGTACATCAAGTACGCATGGATTCTATTCGGCTCGGGCCCGAAGCGTCCAATGAGGCAGCCACCGCAGAATCTGCGGCAGGAGTATGGAGCGATGGATTGA
- the gntK gene encoding gluconokinase → MSTQYMIGVDMGTTSTKSVLFTENGTIVTKADHGYPLYTPSPSIAEQDPEEIFRSVMYTLSAVMRQSGVEAKDILFVSFSSAMHSVIAVDKDGHPLTKCITWADNRSAEQTLRLKNELGGHELYLRTGTPIHPMSPITKLMWMREEQPELFEKAHKFISIKEYIFFKLFGDYIVDHSIASSTGMMNLERLEWDKEALNIAGIDESRLSRLVPTTYAACGLLPEASKEIGLLPDTPFIVGASDGVLSNLGVGAIEPGVVAATIGTSGAIRTVADRPVVDPKGRIFCYALTEKHWVIGGPVNNGGMLFRWVRDEFAASEVETAKRLGIDPYDVLTRIAEHVPAGSEGLLFHPYLTGERAPLWNADARGSFFGLTMNHRKEHMIRSVLEGVIFNLYTVMLAVEEQMGRPQRIMATGGFARSALWRQMMADIFDQEVVVPESFESSCLGAVVLGLYAIGRIDSLSAVFGMIGTTHRHLPNKADSGVYKQLLPIFISLFRSLESNYAAIAKFQREQARE, encoded by the coding sequence ATGAGTACTCAATATATGATTGGTGTCGATATGGGGACAACGAGCACCAAGTCTGTGCTGTTCACAGAGAACGGGACCATCGTAACCAAGGCGGATCACGGATATCCGCTATATACCCCCTCGCCGTCCATTGCCGAGCAGGACCCCGAGGAAATCTTTCGATCCGTTATGTACACCCTTTCGGCTGTTATGCGGCAGAGCGGGGTGGAGGCCAAGGATATCCTGTTCGTCTCGTTCAGTTCCGCCATGCACAGCGTCATTGCCGTTGACAAGGACGGCCATCCGCTGACGAAATGCATTACATGGGCCGACAATCGCAGCGCCGAGCAGACGCTGCGATTGAAGAATGAGCTTGGCGGACATGAGCTTTATCTGCGCACAGGCACGCCGATTCACCCCATGTCCCCGATCACGAAGCTGATGTGGATGCGCGAGGAGCAGCCCGAGCTGTTCGAAAAAGCGCATAAATTCATCTCGATCAAGGAATATATCTTCTTTAAGCTATTCGGGGATTATATCGTGGACCACTCCATCGCCTCTTCCACCGGCATGATGAATCTGGAGCGGCTCGAATGGGATAAGGAGGCGCTGAATATTGCCGGGATTGATGAAAGCCGCCTGTCCCGCCTTGTACCGACGACCTATGCCGCCTGCGGACTGCTGCCGGAAGCTTCCAAAGAAATCGGGCTCTTGCCGGATACCCCCTTTATCGTCGGCGCCAGCGACGGCGTTCTCTCCAATCTCGGTGTAGGCGCCATTGAGCCGGGCGTCGTGGCTGCCACCATCGGCACGAGCGGAGCGATCCGCACAGTAGCCGATCGACCGGTAGTCGATCCGAAAGGACGGATCTTCTGTTACGCCTTGACCGAGAAGCACTGGGTTATCGGCGGTCCTGTCAACAATGGCGGCATGCTTTTCCGCTGGGTTAGGGACGAATTTGCCGCATCTGAGGTGGAGACGGCCAAGCGGCTTGGCATCGATCCTTATGATGTGCTCACCCGGATTGCCGAACATGTGCCGGCCGGAAGCGAAGGCCTGCTGTTCCATCCTTATCTGACCGGGGAGCGCGCTCCGCTCTGGAACGCCGATGCCAGAGGCTCCTTCTTCGGACTCACCATGAACCACCGCAAGGAGCATATGATCCGCTCCGTGCTGGAAGGCGTCATCTTTAATCTGTATACCGTTATGCTGGCGGTGGAAGAGCAAATGGGGCGCCCGCAGCGGATTATGGCGACCGGTGGTTTTGCCCGCTCCGCCTTGTGGCGGCAGATGATGGCCGATATTTTCGACCAGGAGGTTGTCGTTCCAGAGAGCTTTGAGAGCTCCTGCCTGGGCGCAGTCGTACTCGGTCTGTACGCGATCGGACGAATCGATTCCCTGAGCGCCGTATTTGGCATGATCGGCACAACCCATCGCCATCTGCCGAATAAAGCCGACTCAGGCGTATACAAGCAATTGCTGCCTATTTTCATCTCGCTGTTCCGCAGTCTGGAAAGCAACTATGCGGCGATTGCCAAATTCCAACGCGAGCAGGCCAGGGAATAA
- a CDS encoding gluconate:H+ symporter: protein MNSLFGLSHNATLLVWTLLVIVFLVALIAKYKWNPFVTLLLSALALGLLAGMEYQKLIKSITGGLGGTLGTIAIVIGLGTMLGKMMAESGGAERIATTLVDRFGEKRVHWAMMLVGFVVGIPVFFEVGLILLIPVVFMVARKTKMSLLQIGIPVLAGLSTVHGLVPPHPAPMIAIDAYGANLGKTILYAIIVGLPTAVIAGPLFGKFIGKRIQVQPPTELAEQFATKSVKTLPNFGITLLTILMPVILMLIGSIADILDPEAVNVFTPFAKFIGHEVIALLISAVFSFFSLGFARGFKKEDISRFTSECLAPTASIILIIGGGGAFKQVLIDSGVGGAIASLATQTHVNLIFFGWLVAALIRVATGSATVAMTTAAGIVAPVLAVSSGAPIELVVLATGAGSLILSHVNDAGFWMIKEFFGMSVVQTLKSWTVMETLLSVVALIFILILSVFI from the coding sequence ATGAACAGTTTGTTCGGACTTAGCCATAATGCGACGCTGCTGGTATGGACACTGCTCGTTATTGTATTTCTGGTTGCACTGATTGCCAAATACAAATGGAATCCGTTCGTCACCCTGCTTCTTTCCGCGCTGGCTCTGGGTCTGCTTGCCGGTATGGAATATCAGAAACTGATCAAATCAATTACCGGCGGTCTCGGCGGCACCCTTGGCACAATCGCGATCGTCATTGGCCTTGGGACCATGCTTGGGAAAATGATGGCCGAATCCGGCGGCGCCGAGCGCATCGCCACTACGCTTGTGGACCGGTTCGGAGAAAAACGGGTTCACTGGGCCATGATGCTCGTCGGCTTTGTCGTCGGGATTCCCGTATTCTTTGAAGTTGGCCTTATCCTGCTTATTCCGGTCGTGTTCATGGTCGCCCGCAAAACCAAAATGTCGCTGCTGCAAATTGGAATTCCGGTACTCGCCGGTCTGTCCACAGTTCATGGACTTGTGCCGCCGCATCCCGCGCCGATGATTGCCATTGACGCTTACGGCGCAAATTTGGGCAAAACGATCCTGTATGCCATAATCGTCGGCCTGCCAACCGCTGTGATCGCCGGACCGCTGTTCGGCAAATTTATCGGTAAACGCATTCAGGTGCAGCCGCCAACGGAGTTGGCCGAACAGTTTGCCACCAAAAGCGTGAAGACTCTCCCAAACTTTGGAATTACCCTCTTGACAATCCTGATGCCCGTTATTCTGATGCTGATCGGCTCCATTGCCGACATTCTTGATCCGGAAGCGGTAAATGTATTTACGCCATTCGCCAAATTTATCGGGCATGAAGTCATTGCCCTACTGATCTCGGCTGTCTTCTCCTTCTTCTCGCTCGGCTTTGCCCGCGGCTTCAAGAAAGAAGATATCTCCCGCTTCACAAGCGAATGTCTCGCGCCGACCGCTTCAATCATCCTGATTATCGGCGGAGGCGGAGCATTCAAGCAAGTGCTGATCGACAGCGGCGTCGGCGGAGCCATCGCTTCGCTTGCAACGCAGACCCATGTGAACCTGATCTTCTTCGGCTGGCTTGTCGCCGCGTTGATCCGCGTCGCTACCGGCTCCGCAACCGTGGCGATGACGACGGCGGCCGGAATCGTCGCCCCGGTTCTTGCTGTAAGCTCCGGCGCCCCTATCGAGCTTGTCGTTCTGGCGACCGGCGCCGGATCGCTCATCCTCTCGCATGTTAATGACGCCGGCTTCTGGATGATTAAGGAATTCTTCGGCATGTCCGTCGTTCAGACTTTGAAAAGCTGGACGGTTATGGAAACCCTCTTGTCTGTCGTTGCGCTCATCTTCATCTTGATTTTGAGCGTCTTTATATAA
- a CDS encoding GntR family transcriptional regulator: MQYPTAWLQGVSLGESIACRLRLQIINEQLKAGEVLSENRIAEEFGTSRSPVREALKSLAAEGLIRLERMGAVIVGLNLENVKELYDVRYLIESFAQQRLAGSPQDALIQQLEQTIDRMKLAVKYNDYVEFAYQDFSFHEAIILQARHTRILHLWNSIRQIVMTVILVTTEQGFAEGEERMNWVADKHRSIVEGLRSQNAETIRQVVQNYFADSMLTLGHALP, from the coding sequence ATGCAGTATCCTACCGCCTGGCTGCAGGGTGTCTCGCTTGGAGAGTCTATCGCCTGCCGGCTGAGGCTTCAAATTATAAATGAACAACTTAAAGCTGGAGAGGTTCTCTCGGAGAACCGGATCGCCGAAGAATTCGGAACCAGCCGTTCCCCAGTCCGGGAAGCGCTTAAATCTTTGGCCGCCGAGGGATTGATCCGATTGGAACGGATGGGCGCCGTAATTGTCGGTTTGAATCTTGAGAATGTAAAAGAGTTATACGACGTACGCTATCTTATCGAGAGCTTTGCCCAGCAGCGGCTTGCGGGAAGCCCCCAGGATGCGCTGATACAGCAGCTTGAGCAGACGATTGACCGGATGAAGCTGGCCGTCAAATATAACGACTACGTGGAATTTGCCTATCAGGATTTTTCTTTTCACGAGGCGATTATCCTTCAGGCCCGACATACCCGGATTCTTCATTTATGGAACAGCATCCGCCAGATCGTTATGACCGTCATCCTGGTGACAACCGAGCAGGGCTTCGCCGAAGGCGAGGAGCGAATGAATTGGGTCGCAGACAAACACCGAAGCATCGTTGAAGGACTGCGGTCGCAGAATGCGGAAACGATCCGCCAGGTGGTTCAGAACTATTTTGCCGATTCAATGCTGACGCTCGGGCACGCTCTTCCATAA
- the gnd gene encoding phosphogluconate dehydrogenase (NAD(+)-dependent, decarboxylating) translates to MKLGLIGLGKMGYNLTLNLLNHGHEVIVSDLNPDPVRQLEGLGAIAAPGIAELTAQLPRPRILWVMVPAGAPVDGVVNTLSGLLDEGDIVIEGGNSHYKDSIARAEKLGESGIHFFDAGTSGGTEGAAHGACFMIGGNPEIFGTIEPLFRDLAVENGYLYAGPSGSGHFLKMIHNGIEYGMMQAIAEGFELLEKSPFDFNYEDVARVWSNGSVIRGWLMELTESAFSKDPKLSGIRGVMQSSGEGKWTVQTALDLEASTPVIALSLLMRYRSLEENTFHGKVVAALRNEFGGHAVVKEE, encoded by the coding sequence ATGAAATTGGGTCTAATAGGACTCGGCAAGATGGGCTACAACCTGACTTTGAATCTGTTGAACCATGGTCATGAGGTTATCGTAAGCGATCTCAATCCGGATCCTGTCCGCCAGCTTGAAGGGCTTGGAGCCATCGCGGCCCCCGGCATAGCCGAACTTACCGCACAGCTTCCTCGCCCGCGCATCCTATGGGTAATGGTTCCCGCAGGGGCACCTGTCGACGGCGTTGTGAATACTCTTTCCGGTCTGCTGGATGAAGGAGACATTGTCATCGAAGGAGGTAACTCCCATTACAAGGATTCCATTGCCAGAGCTGAGAAGCTGGGCGAGTCCGGCATTCACTTTTTCGACGCAGGAACTTCAGGCGGAACCGAGGGCGCGGCCCATGGCGCCTGCTTCATGATCGGAGGCAATCCCGAGATATTCGGCACCATCGAACCGCTATTCCGTGACCTTGCCGTGGAGAATGGATATTTGTACGCCGGTCCAAGCGGCAGCGGCCACTTTTTAAAAATGATCCATAATGGCATTGAGTACGGGATGATGCAGGCGATCGCCGAAGGCTTTGAGCTTCTGGAGAAGAGCCCCTTCGACTTTAACTATGAGGATGTTGCCCGGGTATGGTCGAATGGTTCGGTTATTCGAGGCTGGTTGATGGAGCTTACCGAAAGCGCTTTTTCCAAAGATCCGAAGCTTTCCGGCATTCGCGGAGTCATGCAGAGCTCCGGTGAGGGCAAATGGACGGTGCAGACGGCGCTTGACCTTGAGGCCAGCACGCCGGTAATCGCGCTTTCCCTGCTGATGCGCTATCGATCACTTGAGGAGAATACGTTCCACGGCAAAGTAGTCGCCGCTCTGCGAAATGAATTTGGCGGCCATGCCGTTGTAAAAGAGGAGTAA